The Prochlorococcus marinus CUG1416 genome has a segment encoding these proteins:
- a CDS encoding methyltransferase domain-containing protein, whose product MKNHVWTGDKKKRAISGSDLKMRLDLNKKYQSKDFQSWLRKRLNVKPGEKILDIGCGNGAQTFFMAEDAGENGHVTSFDISKDSIQNLRKSTPHYLKNRISSFELDMGEVANFLKKNYPNNNYSLAQSSYALYYSPKRIDVLSLMQDKTKDFGRVSIFTPAPPHGMISFVSKFQEISDPVSDSLYFGENVLKDIFRKCFWDVEIHYFQSRLKITSFNDFQQFYEATTYFDKDASEEIYKNAILEIEKNGSLNFEKCGILLIGSSLRRLANEI is encoded by the coding sequence ATGAAAAATCATGTTTGGACAGGGGATAAAAAAAAGAGAGCTATAAGTGGCTCAGATTTAAAGATGAGATTAGATCTAAATAAGAAATATCAATCCAAAGATTTTCAATCTTGGTTAAGAAAAAGATTAAATGTAAAACCAGGTGAAAAGATTTTAGATATAGGATGTGGTAATGGCGCACAAACTTTTTTCATGGCAGAGGATGCCGGTGAAAACGGTCACGTCACAAGTTTTGATATTTCAAAAGATTCAATTCAAAATTTAAGGAAATCTACTCCTCATTATTTAAAAAATCGTATTTCTTCATTTGAATTAGATATGGGAGAAGTAGCTAATTTCTTGAAAAAAAATTATCCAAATAATAATTATTCTCTTGCTCAAAGCAGTTATGCACTTTATTACTCTCCAAAAAGAATAGATGTTCTTAGCTTAATGCAAGATAAAACAAAAGATTTTGGAAGGGTATCAATTTTTACACCTGCACCTCCTCATGGCATGATTTCTTTTGTAAGTAAATTTCAAGAGATCTCTGATCCAGTATCAGATAGTTTATATTTTGGTGAGAATGTCTTGAAAGATATTTTTAGGAAATGTTTTTGGGATGTAGAAATTCATTATTTTCAGAGTAGATTAAAAATCACGTCTTTTAATGATTTTCAACAATTTTATGAGGCTACTACTTATTTTGATAAAGATGCTTCTGAGGAGATTTATAAGAACGCTATTCTAGAAATTGAGAAAAATGGAAGCTTAAATTTTGAAAAATGTGGGATTCTACTTATAGGTTCCAGTTTAAGAAGGCTAGCAAATGAAATTTGA